The Saccharomonospora cyanea NA-134 genome includes a region encoding these proteins:
- a CDS encoding DUF5302 domain-containing protein yields the protein MSDTTASNGGDSRNDDVKRRFQEALARKQAKHKAGESHADRGNAAAHPHGPLAHKRDFRRKSG from the coding sequence ATGTCCGACACCACAGCAAGCAACGGCGGGGACAGCCGGAACGACGACGTCAAACGACGTTTCCAGGAAGCGCTCGCGCGCAAGCAGGCCAAGCACAAGGCCGGTGAGTCACACGCCGACCGCGGCAACGCGGCGGCCCACCCCCACGGTCCGCTCGCGCACAAGCGCGACTTCCGCCGCAAGAGCGGCTGA
- a CDS encoding MBL fold metallo-hydrolase, with protein MNDRDDRVSRRAIFGVGLGAVAMAATGGVVAATSSSEPEVGQRQARAGLWLRWWGNNSWEIRTKAGDGRERTVLIDPWLTRFHTGTYTKEGADPKTRIEVDTALIDRMVDSGELRADHILVTHGHYDHLTDVPYLAKKTGATVVGTETHVNLMLALGAPEEQLCVATGGEYLSFDGYTIRVLRSLHSASAPRGRVAFAGTRPAVPPKRPEYIRDLVEGGTLAYEVIADSGASVLDFGGSNYIESELAGLRPDVVLLPAGGGMVPDYVGRLLRTLGHPPYVVPTHWDDFDHSLFEPAKDWGGLEQLREAVTTASPASEFRVVDHLETLRT; from the coding sequence ATGAACGACAGAGACGACAGGGTGAGCCGGCGTGCGATCTTCGGCGTGGGACTCGGGGCTGTCGCCATGGCCGCGACCGGCGGCGTGGTGGCCGCGACGTCCTCGTCCGAACCCGAGGTGGGGCAGCGACAGGCGAGGGCGGGCCTGTGGCTGCGCTGGTGGGGCAACAACAGCTGGGAGATCCGTACGAAGGCCGGCGACGGCCGCGAGAGGACCGTGCTCATCGACCCGTGGCTGACCCGCTTCCACACCGGCACCTACACGAAGGAAGGTGCCGACCCGAAGACCAGGATCGAGGTCGACACCGCGCTCATCGACAGGATGGTGGACTCCGGGGAGTTGCGCGCCGACCACATCCTGGTCACCCACGGCCACTACGACCACCTGACCGACGTGCCCTACCTCGCGAAGAAGACCGGGGCCACCGTCGTCGGCACCGAGACGCACGTCAACCTGATGCTCGCCCTCGGCGCGCCGGAGGAGCAGCTCTGCGTCGCCACGGGTGGTGAGTACCTGTCCTTCGACGGCTACACCATCCGGGTACTGCGGTCACTGCACTCGGCATCCGCGCCGCGCGGGCGGGTCGCCTTCGCCGGAACCCGCCCGGCCGTGCCGCCGAAGCGGCCCGAGTACATCCGCGACCTCGTCGAGGGCGGCACGCTGGCCTACGAGGTGATCGCCGACTCCGGTGCGAGCGTGCTCGACTTCGGCGGGTCGAACTACATCGAGTCCGAGCTCGCCGGACTCCGCCCCGACGTCGTGCTGCTGCCCGCGGGCGGAGGAATGGTGCCCGACTACGTGGGCAGGCTGCTCCGGACGCTGGGACACCCGCCGTACGTCGTGCCGACCCACTGGGACGACTTCGACCACTCGCTGTTCGAGCCCGCGAAGGACTGGGGCGGGCTCGAACAACTGAGGGAAGCCGTCACCACGGCGAGCCCGGCGTCGGAGTTCCGGGTGGTGGACCACCTGGAGACGCTGCGGACGTAG
- a CDS encoding LysR family transcriptional regulator, with protein MDPVRALRSFVVVAEERHFGRAADRLGIAQPPLSRRIARLESELGARLFDRDSRRVELTEAGQVLLAEARDVLARWDRMVALVGKAHRGETDTLRAGVPPEVPGRTLAAILRAFTDACPDVRLDLQELTTAEQLPLLADRQLDAGLLHHPVDTVGLHLGPVVETPLGVVLPREDPLAPRTDLTLPDLAGHGLVLFPRAAAPGRYDETLRTCWERGFRPTTVHHARNPEFVLGLVLAGHGVAFDSGGVARKEPRAVWRPLRPEPLVWRMSFAWPSTSPHPLAARLAEVAAEVLRRDGVSTVARAPDPVQPPRPWDVVYASG; from the coding sequence GTGGACCCCGTGCGTGCGCTGCGCAGCTTCGTCGTCGTGGCCGAGGAACGTCACTTCGGCAGGGCCGCCGACCGGCTCGGCATCGCCCAACCACCGCTCAGCAGACGCATCGCGCGGCTGGAGAGCGAACTCGGTGCGCGACTGTTCGATCGGGACAGCCGACGGGTCGAGCTGACCGAGGCCGGGCAGGTGCTGCTCGCGGAGGCCAGGGACGTGCTCGCGCGGTGGGACCGCATGGTCGCCCTCGTCGGCAAGGCCCACCGCGGCGAGACGGACACGCTACGCGCCGGGGTGCCGCCCGAGGTGCCGGGCCGCACACTCGCCGCGATCCTCCGCGCGTTCACCGACGCCTGCCCCGACGTGCGGCTCGACCTCCAGGAACTCACGACGGCGGAGCAGTTGCCGCTGCTGGCCGACCGGCAGCTCGACGCGGGACTGTTGCACCACCCGGTCGACACCGTGGGGCTGCACCTCGGTCCCGTCGTGGAGACGCCCCTTGGTGTGGTGTTGCCGAGGGAGGACCCGCTGGCCCCCCGCACCGACCTCACCCTGCCCGACCTCGCGGGCCACGGACTCGTGCTCTTCCCGAGGGCCGCGGCCCCCGGCCGATACGACGAGACGCTGCGGACGTGCTGGGAGCGAGGTTTCCGGCCCACCACCGTGCACCACGCCCGCAACCCGGAGTTCGTGCTCGGTCTGGTACTCGCGGGCCACGGCGTGGCGTTCGACAGCGGGGGCGTCGCGAGGAAGGAGCCGAGGGCGGTGTGGCGGCCGTTGCGGCCGGAGCCGCTCGTCTGGCGCATGTCGTTCGCATGGCCTTCCACCAGCCCGCACCCGTTGGCGGCCCGGCTCGCCGAGGTGGCCGCCGAGGTGCTGCGCCGCGACGGCGTGTCGACGGTCGCG